One region of Primulina tabacum isolate GXHZ01 chromosome 17, ASM2559414v2, whole genome shotgun sequence genomic DNA includes:
- the LOC142530773 gene encoding exonuclease DPD1, chloroplastic/mitochondrial isoform X2, which produces MRTVAMCFSLLQLPRCKIQTLANSWWGGFYKLTRNGSSTTVLCTDKHELKRGQRWTRRTINTETSGSKEKLTRKTSIRNEIVSESKSTKLNTCKLENIKSETDQYYIDVAKNLTTICFDIETTGLSREYDRIIEIAFQDLRGGENSTFQTLVNPGRDVTNARFHGISNRMVNRSNVPRMKDLIPIILQYVRSRQIPGGVVLFVAHNGRTFDVPFLKNEFSRSSYEIPEDWLFADTLPLARALMKSKGSKVPSKISLQGLREHYNIPLVGSAHRALSDVHSLALVLQRLTCDLKVPISDLIRGSFK; this is translated from the exons ATGAGAACAGTCGCAATGTGCTTCTCTCTGTTGCAATTGCCCCGATGCAAAATTCAAACTTTAGCTAATTCTTGGTGGGGAGGCTTCTATAAATTAACTAGGAATGGCAGCAGCACAACAGTTCTTTGCACAGATAAACATGAGCTCAAAAGAGGGCAGAGATGGACCAGACGAACCATAAATACAGAAACAAGTGGAAGCAAGGAGAAGTTAACACGTAAAACGAGTATAAGAAACGAGATAGTTTCTGAAAGTAAAAGCACCAAGTTGAATACTTGTAAACTAGAAAATATTAAATCAGAAACAGATCAGTACTACATTGACGTGGCCAAGAACTTGACTACTATCTGTTTCGACATTGAAACCACTGGGTTGAGTAGAGAGTATGATCGAATAATTGAGATAGCATTTCAAGATCTTCGAGGGGGTGAAAACAGCACTTTTCAGACTCTTGTAAATCCGGGGCGTGATGTGACAAATGCACGTTTTCATGGCATTTCTAACCGCATGGTTAACAGATCAAACGTACCCAG GATGAAGGACCTTATTCCTATCATACTCCAGTATGTTAGAAGCCGCCAAATTCCTGGTGGAGTCGTTTTGTTTGTAGCTCATAATGGCCGCACTTTTGACGTCCCTTTTCTGAAAAATGAGTTTAGTCGATCTTCATACGAGATTCCTGAAGATTGGTTGTTCGCTGACACTCTTCCACTGGCTCGTGCATTGATGAAGTCCAAAG GATCGAAGGTTCCTTCAAAGATATCATTGCAAGGCCTAAGGGAACACTATAACATTCCATTGGTTGGATCTGCTCATAGAGCTCTATCGGACGTGCACTCGTTAGCGTTAGTTCTACAAAGGTTGACTTGTGACCTTAAAGTGCCAATATCTGACCTGATCCGGGGATCGTTTAAGTAG
- the LOC142530773 gene encoding exonuclease DPD1, chloroplastic/mitochondrial isoform X1, whose product MQFYFVSEHDIMKLGKSIFKISGRSMGLVSRGQCRFSICKVTFFGLSQSLQSHGLSHFIYLPISIWPCWMRTVAMCFSLLQLPRCKIQTLANSWWGGFYKLTRNGSSTTVLCTDKHELKRGQRWTRRTINTETSGSKEKLTRKTSIRNEIVSESKSTKLNTCKLENIKSETDQYYIDVAKNLTTICFDIETTGLSREYDRIIEIAFQDLRGGENSTFQTLVNPGRDVTNARFHGISNRMVNRSNVPRMKDLIPIILQYVRSRQIPGGVVLFVAHNGRTFDVPFLKNEFSRSSYEIPEDWLFADTLPLARALMKSKGSKVPSKISLQGLREHYNIPLVGSAHRALSDVHSLALVLQRLTCDLKVPISDLIRGSFK is encoded by the exons atgcaattttattttgtttctgaGCATGACATCATGAAATTGGGAAAAAGTATTTTTAAGATTTCAGGTCGATCAATGGGTTTGGTTTCACGGGGTCAGTGTCGCTTTTCTATTTGTAAAGTAACATTTTTTGGGTTGTCGCAGAGTCTTCAAAGTCATGG GTTAAGCCATTTTATTTACTTACCAATTTCAATCTGGCCCTGTTGGATGAGAACAGTCGCAATGTGCTTCTCTCTGTTGCAATTGCCCCGATGCAAAATTCAAACTTTAGCTAATTCTTGGTGGGGAGGCTTCTATAAATTAACTAGGAATGGCAGCAGCACAACAGTTCTTTGCACAGATAAACATGAGCTCAAAAGAGGGCAGAGATGGACCAGACGAACCATAAATACAGAAACAAGTGGAAGCAAGGAGAAGTTAACACGTAAAACGAGTATAAGAAACGAGATAGTTTCTGAAAGTAAAAGCACCAAGTTGAATACTTGTAAACTAGAAAATATTAAATCAGAAACAGATCAGTACTACATTGACGTGGCCAAGAACTTGACTACTATCTGTTTCGACATTGAAACCACTGGGTTGAGTAGAGAGTATGATCGAATAATTGAGATAGCATTTCAAGATCTTCGAGGGGGTGAAAACAGCACTTTTCAGACTCTTGTAAATCCGGGGCGTGATGTGACAAATGCACGTTTTCATGGCATTTCTAACCGCATGGTTAACAGATCAAACGTACCCAG GATGAAGGACCTTATTCCTATCATACTCCAGTATGTTAGAAGCCGCCAAATTCCTGGTGGAGTCGTTTTGTTTGTAGCTCATAATGGCCGCACTTTTGACGTCCCTTTTCTGAAAAATGAGTTTAGTCGATCTTCATACGAGATTCCTGAAGATTGGTTGTTCGCTGACACTCTTCCACTGGCTCGTGCATTGATGAAGTCCAAAG GATCGAAGGTTCCTTCAAAGATATCATTGCAAGGCCTAAGGGAACACTATAACATTCCATTGGTTGGATCTGCTCATAGAGCTCTATCGGACGTGCACTCGTTAGCGTTAGTTCTACAAAGGTTGACTTGTGACCTTAAAGTGCCAATATCTGACCTGATCCGGGGATCGTTTAAGTAG
- the LOC142531596 gene encoding uncharacterized protein LOC142531596: protein MAVDAATRPSKIRWGELEEDDDGEDLDFFLPPKQLIGPDANGIKKLIEYKFDGDGNKVKITTTTRIRKLANARLSKHAVKRRSWSKFGDAVHVDVGSRLTMVSTEEIVLERPRAPGTKPEENKAPVDPLGQGVLMVCRTCGKKGDHWTSRCPYKDLNQQSESFMDKPPLENLSTTTGPPKGTYVPPSMRPGVNTERTGTDTRRRNEENSVRVTNLSEDTREPDLLELFRPFGAVSRVYVAVDQKTGTSRGFGFVNFVSREDAERAINKLNGYGYDNLILRVEWAAPRAN from the exons ATGGCGGTGGATGCAGCAACGCGACCGAGCAAGATACGGTGGGGGGAGCTTGAAGAGGACGACGATggtgaggatttagacttttttcTGCCGCCGAAGCAACTGATCGGTCCCGATGCGAATGGGATAAAGAAACTGATTGAATATAAGTTCGACGGAGATGGAAACAAGGTCAAGATTACCACTACTACGCGGATCCGGAAGCTAGCCAACGCGCGCCTCAGCAAGCACGCTGTCAAGCGCCGCTCGTGGTCCAAGTTCGGCGATGCGGTACACGTGGATGTTGGCAGCCGTCTCACCATGGTCTCCACTGAAGAAATTGTCCTTGAACGGCCACGCGCCCCCG GTACTAAGCCAGAGGAGAATAAGGCACCTGTTGATCCTCTAGGTCAAGGAGTTCTCATGGTTTGTAGGACCTGCGGTAAGAAGGGGGATCACTGGACTTCACGATGTCCTTACAAGGATCTAAACCAACAGAGTGAGAGCTTCATGGATAAGCCACCACTCGAAAACCTTTCTACCACAACAGGTCCTCCAAAAGGTACATATGTTCCTCCAAGCATGAGACCCGGGGTTAACACTGAGAGAACTGGTACTGACACGAGACGCAGAAATGAAGAGAACTCTGTTAGGGTCACTAATCTTTCTGAAGACACCAGGGAGCCTGACTTACTCGAGTTATTCCGTCCATTTGGTGCGGTGAGTCGAGTTTATGTTGCAGTTGATCAGAAGACAGGGACCAGCAGAGGTTTCGGTTTTGTCAACTTTGTGAGCAGAGAAGATGCCGAGAGAGCTATCAACAAGCTTAATGGGTATGGTTATGACAATCTCATCCTCCGAGTCGAATGGGCTGCTCCTAGGGCAAACTAG
- the LOC142531279 gene encoding GDP-fucose transporter 1-like, which yields MASMRLEASKQYYATSSLVIGYALCSSLLAVINKFAVTKFNYPGLLNALQYLTSALGVWILGKLGFLAHDPFVPETAKKFLPAAFVFYLAIFTNTNLLRHANVDTFIVFRSLTPLLVAIADTVFRRQPCPSKLTFLSLVVILGGAVGYVATDNGFTLTAYSWALAYMVTITTEMVYIKHMVTNLGLNTWGFVFYNNLLSLMMAPVFWIVTGEYVDVFMAIGRSSAGDFFEPVPFFAVSLSCVFGLLISFFGFAARKAISATAFTVTGVVNKFLTVAINVLIWDKHATPIGLVCLLLTLAGGVLYQQSVTGGAGNSSNQRESGLSKQIDKSSSADGYSDEDDEKGISDKISGV from the coding sequence ATGGCTTCTATGAGATTGGAGGCATCTAAGCAATACTACGCTACCAGCAGTCTTGTGATAGGCTACGCTCTCTGCTCTAGCTTACTTGCTGTGATCAACAAGTTTGCCGTCACCAAGTTTAATTACCCGGGACTGCTCAATGCTTTGCAGTACCTGACATCTGCTCTTGGGGTCTGGATATTGGGGAAATTAGGGTTCTTGGCACACGATCCATTCGTGCCGGAGACTGCTAAGAAATTCCTTCCTGCGGCATTTGTTTTTTACTTGGCTATATTCACCAACACGAATCTCCTTCGCCACGCCAATGTCGATACTTTCATAGTCTTTAGATCACTCACCCCCCTTTTGGTGGCAATTGCAGATACTGTGTTTAGGAGACAGCCGTGTCCGTCCAAGTTAACGTTTTTATCTTTGGTGGTCATATTGGGCGGTGCGGTGGGGTATGTAGCAACGGATAATGGGTTCACATTGACTGCCTATTCTTGGGCATTAGCATATATGGTGACTATTACCACCGAGATGGTTTACATCAAGCACATGGTGACGAATCTTGGTTTGAATACGTGGGGATTTGTGTTTTACAATAATTTGTTGTCCTTGATGATGGCACCTGTGTTTTGGATTGTAACCGGAGAGTATGTTGATGTGTTTATGGCTATTGGAAGGTCGAGTGCTGGGGATTTTTTCGAGCCGGTTCCCTTTTTCGCTGTCTCGTTGTCTTGTGTGTTTGGGTTGCTTATTAGTTTCTTTGGCTTTGCAGCTAGAAAGGCTATCTCAGCTACTGCTTTCACAGTTACCGGTGTGGTGAACAAGTTTTTGACTGTTGCGATTAACGTGTTGATTTGGGATAAACACGCTACACCGATTGGTTTGGTGTGCTTGCTCTTGACTCTTGCTGGAGGGGTTCTCTATCAGCAATCAGTCACTGGAGGAGCTGGAAATTCTTCGAACCAGCGAGAGTCTGGACTATCCAAACAAATTGATAAGAGCAGCAGTGCCGATGGTTATTCAGATGAGGATGATGAAAAAGGCATTTCTGATAAAATTTCTGGTGTATGA
- the LOC142530771 gene encoding uncharacterized protein LOC142530771 isoform X1, translating into MNFFGSIFCLFGMFNFLSFLISSLCFIENLDRTISRFSQMARGGKFGLKREARNNIPLSRKGSDESDEDYTVGEDEDFNESEDEDCSLAEDESEDSLGEFVEEEEEEEEPVMIKKKVRKPGGGKYVQGRKKNGFAKGRKEKITYSEEEDYDDDVDDDDFFVSKLKRKHTLSWQEEEDDDVEDLLDGFDFKIPRTSFEKKNGSYKEKSGKSTKVLNRKVEEEGDYDDSYEDDDEEFTPDEVDDFDEEELPATKKKKVGRLRVQETYIARGKRRKRNTEVLKKTKRKEPLIEKSSRKRIRSDHGESTLKNPVFLKKKKDPKPVRGRRRKPSLDYDSDFVSSGSVDCEYRVSEEEREQVREASEFCGSVATGLRSSNALKMIKEEEFLPLQRKCPGRKGKEKVVDMNVAVGMQVCGICLSEEGKRTVRGILNCCSHYFCFTCIMEWSKVESRCPLCKQRFATVFRTARDDLRDLVIQVPERDQVYQPSEEELRGYLDPYENVLCTECLQGGDDALMLLCDICDSPAHSFCVGLGREVPEGNWYCDGCRPTALTSLNAPHLNPTPDLGASNNLPVISSPVATVRETFDLNELYVPETPLTQVAIPSPSPRHSIGDTQATSPGSGSGAFTLFERRRIQRQIHQLLNGRGHPLNNRSRQLDGNDAVSPVTVIRLFGSRITRDGVLAPQHTVNQSRMAPQNIHHQGWLPENSMPLLYRREVMLPRLSSLRGHVLHSQASTSTNHTFDGLAHEEFVGINERLSRDMSNQQLYPCSSTSNTGSEASMSPFQFREVPVPSRTLQGSLRTPF; encoded by the exons ATGAACTTTTTTGGGAGCATTTTTTGCTTATTTGGGATGttcaattttctttcttttcttatcTCTTCTTTGTGTTTTATTGAGAATCTCGATCGAACGATTTCCCGCTTCAG CCAGATGGCTAGAGGTGGAAAATTTGGATTGAAGCGGGAGGCCAGGAACAACATTCCATTGAGTAGAAAAGGTTCAGATGAGTCGGACGAAGATTACACCGTGGGTGAAGATGAGGATTTCAATGAGTCAGAGGATGAAGATTGTTCTCTTGCTGAGGATGAATCAGAAGATAGTTTAGGAGAATTTGTGGAAGAGGAAGAGGAAGAGGAGGAGCCGGTTATGATAAAAAAGAAGGTTAGGAAACCTGGAGGTGGAAAGTATGTTCAAGGGAGAAAGAAGAATGGGTTTGCAAAGGGAAGAAAGGAAAAGATAACTTATAGTGAAGAAGAGGATTATGATGATGATGTCGACGACGACGACTTTTTTGTCTCTAAGCTGAAAAGAAAACATACGCTGTCATGGCAAGAAGAGGAAGATGACGATGTCGAAGATTTGTTGGACGGTTTTGATTTCAAAATACCAAGAACAAGTTTTGAAAAAAAGAATGGTAGTTATAAGGAGAAGTCTGGAAAGAGTACTAAAGTTTTAAATCGAAAAGTAGAGGAAGAAGGTGATTATGATGATTCATACGAAGACGATGATGAGGAATTTACACCAGATGAGGTTGATGACTTTGATGAGGAAGAGTTACCTGcaacaaaaaagaaaaaggttGGCAGGCTCAGGGTGCAGGAGACTTATATTGCCAGAGGAAAAAGGAGAAAGAGGAATACTGAGGTCTTGAAGAAGACTAAAAGGAAGGAACCTTTGATAGAAAAAAGTTCAAGGAAAAGGATCAGATCTGATCACGGTGAGTCTACGCTTAAGAATCCTGTGTTTCTGAAAAAGAAAAAGGACCCTAAACCTGTTCGAGGAAGGAGAAGAAAACCGAGTTTGGATTATGATTCAGATTTTGTGAGTTCCGGGTCAGTTGATTGTGAATACAGAGTCTCGGAAGAAGAGAGAGAACAAGTTAGAGAGGCTAGTGAATTTTGTGGAAGTGTGGCCACTGGTTTGAGGAGTTCAAATGCTTTGAAGATGATTAAAGAAGAAGAATTTTTGCCTCTGCAAAGAAAATGCCCAGGAAGGAAGGGCAAGGAAAAGGTGGTAGACATGAATGTTGCAGTAGGAATGCAAGTTTGTGGGATATGTCTGTCCGAAGAGGGGAAGAGGACTGTCCGgggaatattaaattgttgcagTCATTACTTTTGTTTTACTTGCATTATGGAGTGGTCAAAGGTAGAATCACGATGCCCCCTCTGTAAGCAAAGGTTCGCAACTGTTTTTAGAACTGCTCGAGATGATTTAAGAGATTTAGTTATTCAAGTTCCTGAGCGGGATCAG GTGTATCAACCATCAGAGGAAGAGCTTCGAGGCTACCTTGATCCATATGAGAATGTTCTTTGTACTGAATGCCTGCAAGGTGGGGATGATGCTCTCATGCTTCTTTGTGACATCTGTGATTCGCCTGCGCATTCTTTTTGTGTTGGTCTTGGACGTGAAGTACCTGAAGGAAATTGGTACTGCGATGGCTGTAGACCAACAGCTCTTACTTCCTTGAATGCTCCACATTTGAATCCTACTCCTGATCTTGGTGCAAGTAACAATTTGCCTGTTATCTCATCACCTGTTGCCACTGTTCGTGAAACTTTTGATCTCAATGAATTATATGTACCGGAAACCCCACTGACTCAAGTAGCCATACCTTCTCCATCCCCAAGACATTCTATTGGAGATACTCAGGCTACATCACCTGGTTCTGGATCAGGTGCATTTACCTTGTTTGAAAGACGTCGAATTCAGCGACAGATCCACCAACTTCTTAATGGAAGGGGCCACCCACTTAATAACAGGAGTAGACAATTAGACGGAAATGATGCTGTTTCCCCTGTGACTGTGATTAGACTTTTTGGTTCTCGAATTACTCGTGACGGGGTATTAGCACCTCAACATACCGTTAATCAATCAAGAATGGCACCACAAAACATCCATCACCAGGGATGGTTACCGGAGAATTCCATGCCTTTGTTGTATCGTAGGGAAGTCATGTTGCCAAGATTAAGCAGTTTGAGGGGACATGTACTTCATAGTCAAGCTTCTACATCCACGAATCACACTTTTGATGGATTGGCACACGAAGAATTTGTTGGTATCAATGAAAGACTCAGCCGGGATATGAGTAATCAGCAACTTTATCCTTGCAGTAGTACATCGAATACTGGATCTGAAGCTAGCATGTCTCCCTTTCAATTTAGAGAG GTTCCAGTACCTTCAAGGACATTACAAGGATCTCTGCGCACCCCTTTTTAG
- the LOC142530771 gene encoding uncharacterized protein LOC142530771 isoform X2 → MARGGKFGLKREARNNIPLSRKGSDESDEDYTVGEDEDFNESEDEDCSLAEDESEDSLGEFVEEEEEEEEPVMIKKKVRKPGGGKYVQGRKKNGFAKGRKEKITYSEEEDYDDDVDDDDFFVSKLKRKHTLSWQEEEDDDVEDLLDGFDFKIPRTSFEKKNGSYKEKSGKSTKVLNRKVEEEGDYDDSYEDDDEEFTPDEVDDFDEEELPATKKKKVGRLRVQETYIARGKRRKRNTEVLKKTKRKEPLIEKSSRKRIRSDHGESTLKNPVFLKKKKDPKPVRGRRRKPSLDYDSDFVSSGSVDCEYRVSEEEREQVREASEFCGSVATGLRSSNALKMIKEEEFLPLQRKCPGRKGKEKVVDMNVAVGMQVCGICLSEEGKRTVRGILNCCSHYFCFTCIMEWSKVESRCPLCKQRFATVFRTARDDLRDLVIQVPERDQVYQPSEEELRGYLDPYENVLCTECLQGGDDALMLLCDICDSPAHSFCVGLGREVPEGNWYCDGCRPTALTSLNAPHLNPTPDLGASNNLPVISSPVATVRETFDLNELYVPETPLTQVAIPSPSPRHSIGDTQATSPGSGSGAFTLFERRRIQRQIHQLLNGRGHPLNNRSRQLDGNDAVSPVTVIRLFGSRITRDGVLAPQHTVNQSRMAPQNIHHQGWLPENSMPLLYRREVMLPRLSSLRGHVLHSQASTSTNHTFDGLAHEEFVGINERLSRDMSNQQLYPCSSTSNTGSEASMSPFQFREVPVPSRTLQGSLRTPF, encoded by the exons ATGGCTAGAGGTGGAAAATTTGGATTGAAGCGGGAGGCCAGGAACAACATTCCATTGAGTAGAAAAGGTTCAGATGAGTCGGACGAAGATTACACCGTGGGTGAAGATGAGGATTTCAATGAGTCAGAGGATGAAGATTGTTCTCTTGCTGAGGATGAATCAGAAGATAGTTTAGGAGAATTTGTGGAAGAGGAAGAGGAAGAGGAGGAGCCGGTTATGATAAAAAAGAAGGTTAGGAAACCTGGAGGTGGAAAGTATGTTCAAGGGAGAAAGAAGAATGGGTTTGCAAAGGGAAGAAAGGAAAAGATAACTTATAGTGAAGAAGAGGATTATGATGATGATGTCGACGACGACGACTTTTTTGTCTCTAAGCTGAAAAGAAAACATACGCTGTCATGGCAAGAAGAGGAAGATGACGATGTCGAAGATTTGTTGGACGGTTTTGATTTCAAAATACCAAGAACAAGTTTTGAAAAAAAGAATGGTAGTTATAAGGAGAAGTCTGGAAAGAGTACTAAAGTTTTAAATCGAAAAGTAGAGGAAGAAGGTGATTATGATGATTCATACGAAGACGATGATGAGGAATTTACACCAGATGAGGTTGATGACTTTGATGAGGAAGAGTTACCTGcaacaaaaaagaaaaaggttGGCAGGCTCAGGGTGCAGGAGACTTATATTGCCAGAGGAAAAAGGAGAAAGAGGAATACTGAGGTCTTGAAGAAGACTAAAAGGAAGGAACCTTTGATAGAAAAAAGTTCAAGGAAAAGGATCAGATCTGATCACGGTGAGTCTACGCTTAAGAATCCTGTGTTTCTGAAAAAGAAAAAGGACCCTAAACCTGTTCGAGGAAGGAGAAGAAAACCGAGTTTGGATTATGATTCAGATTTTGTGAGTTCCGGGTCAGTTGATTGTGAATACAGAGTCTCGGAAGAAGAGAGAGAACAAGTTAGAGAGGCTAGTGAATTTTGTGGAAGTGTGGCCACTGGTTTGAGGAGTTCAAATGCTTTGAAGATGATTAAAGAAGAAGAATTTTTGCCTCTGCAAAGAAAATGCCCAGGAAGGAAGGGCAAGGAAAAGGTGGTAGACATGAATGTTGCAGTAGGAATGCAAGTTTGTGGGATATGTCTGTCCGAAGAGGGGAAGAGGACTGTCCGgggaatattaaattgttgcagTCATTACTTTTGTTTTACTTGCATTATGGAGTGGTCAAAGGTAGAATCACGATGCCCCCTCTGTAAGCAAAGGTTCGCAACTGTTTTTAGAACTGCTCGAGATGATTTAAGAGATTTAGTTATTCAAGTTCCTGAGCGGGATCAG GTGTATCAACCATCAGAGGAAGAGCTTCGAGGCTACCTTGATCCATATGAGAATGTTCTTTGTACTGAATGCCTGCAAGGTGGGGATGATGCTCTCATGCTTCTTTGTGACATCTGTGATTCGCCTGCGCATTCTTTTTGTGTTGGTCTTGGACGTGAAGTACCTGAAGGAAATTGGTACTGCGATGGCTGTAGACCAACAGCTCTTACTTCCTTGAATGCTCCACATTTGAATCCTACTCCTGATCTTGGTGCAAGTAACAATTTGCCTGTTATCTCATCACCTGTTGCCACTGTTCGTGAAACTTTTGATCTCAATGAATTATATGTACCGGAAACCCCACTGACTCAAGTAGCCATACCTTCTCCATCCCCAAGACATTCTATTGGAGATACTCAGGCTACATCACCTGGTTCTGGATCAGGTGCATTTACCTTGTTTGAAAGACGTCGAATTCAGCGACAGATCCACCAACTTCTTAATGGAAGGGGCCACCCACTTAATAACAGGAGTAGACAATTAGACGGAAATGATGCTGTTTCCCCTGTGACTGTGATTAGACTTTTTGGTTCTCGAATTACTCGTGACGGGGTATTAGCACCTCAACATACCGTTAATCAATCAAGAATGGCACCACAAAACATCCATCACCAGGGATGGTTACCGGAGAATTCCATGCCTTTGTTGTATCGTAGGGAAGTCATGTTGCCAAGATTAAGCAGTTTGAGGGGACATGTACTTCATAGTCAAGCTTCTACATCCACGAATCACACTTTTGATGGATTGGCACACGAAGAATTTGTTGGTATCAATGAAAGACTCAGCCGGGATATGAGTAATCAGCAACTTTATCCTTGCAGTAGTACATCGAATACTGGATCTGAAGCTAGCATGTCTCCCTTTCAATTTAGAGAG GTTCCAGTACCTTCAAGGACATTACAAGGATCTCTGCGCACCCCTTTTTAG
- the LOC142531579 gene encoding GATA transcription factor 16, translating into MEKEVLIKLEIKKCCSDCKTTKTPLWRSGPSGPKTLCNACGIRHRKKRPAKNDANKKKGKSRDVMQMNPRGEVERAALLLMALSCGAVFV; encoded by the exons ATGGAAAAG GAAGTGTTGATTAAGCTAGAGATCAAGAAATGTTGCTCCGATTGCAAGACCACCAAAACTCCCCTTTGGAGAAGTGGCCCCTCCGGCCCCAAG ACATTATGCAATGCATGTGGAATCAGGCACAGAAAGAAACGGCCCGCGAAGAATGATGCCAACAAGAAGAAAGGGAAGAGCCGAGATGTAATGCAAATGAATCCGAGGGGTGAAGTGGAGAGAGCTGCTTTGCTTTTAATGGCCCTCTCCTGTGGTGCTGTTTTTGTTTAA
- the LOC142530772 gene encoding calreticulin-like has translation MATAQRRLINPNILSLALAFSLLLATASAKVFFEERFDDGWENRWVKSDWKKDENMAGEWNYTSGKWNGDPNDKGIQTSEDFRFYAISAEFPELSNKDKTLVFQFSVKHEQKLDCGGGYMKLLSGEVDQKKFGGDTPYSIMFGPDICGYSTKKVHAILTYNGTNQLIKKDVPCETDQLTHVYTFVLRPDATYSILVDNVEKQSGSLYSDWDLLPPKKIKDTDAKKPEDWDDKEYIPDPEDKKPEGYDDIPKEIPDSDAKKPEDWDDEEDGEWTAPTIPNPEYKGQWEAKKIKNPNYSGKWKVPMIDNPDFKDDPDLYVFPNLKYVGIELWQVKSGTLFDNVLVSDDPEYAKKLAEETWGKQKDAEKAAFDEAEKKKEEEESKNDAIDSDAEDGEDSDLDSEPHEAKDDVRPDSKEQDEAEDDVHDEL, from the exons ATGGCAACTGCACAAAGAAGACTCATAAACCCTAATATTCTCTCTCTAGCCCTTGCTTTCTCCCTCCTCCTCGCCACCGCTTCTGCCAAAGTATTTTTCGAAGAGCGTTTCGATG ATGGATGGGAGAATCGGTGGGTCAAATCTGACTGGAAGAAAGATGAGAATATGGCTGGAGAGTGGAATTACACCTCTGGCAAATGGAACGGAGATCCTAATGATAAAG GTATCCAGACCAGTGAAGATTTCAGGTTTTATGCCATCTCTGCTGAGTTTCCTGAACTCAGTAACAAGGATAAGACCTTAGTTTTCCAGTTCTCTGTCAAGCATGAACAGAAGCTTGACTGCGGTGGTGGATACATGAAATTGCTCAGTGGTGAAGTAGATCAAAAGAAATTCGGTGGTGATACCCCTTACAG CATTATGTTTGGACCAGACATCTGTGGCTACAGCACAAAGAAAGTCCACGCAATTCTCACCTACAATGGTACTAACCAATTGATCAAGAAGGATGTACCCTGTGAGACCGACCAACTGACTCATGTCTATACTTTCGTCCTCCGACCTGATGCTACTTACAGCATTCTCGTTGACAATGTTGAGAAGCAATCTGGTAGCTTGTATTCTGACTGGGATCTTCTCCCTCCAAAGAAAATCAAGGACACTGATGCCAAGAAG CCTGAAGATTGGGATGATAAGGAATACATTCCTGATCCTGAAGACAAGAAGCCAGAG GGTTATGATGACATTCCGAAGGAGATTCCGGATTCTGATGCCAAAAAG CCTGAGGATTGGGATGATGAGGAGGATGGAGAGTGGACTGCACCGACAATTCCCAACCCTGAGTACAAGGGTCAATGGGAAGCAAAG aaaattaagaatcCGAACTACAGTGGCAAATGGAAGGTACCAATGATTGATAACCCAG ACTTCAAAGATGACCCAGATCTCTATGTTTTCCCGAATTTGAAGTATGTAGGCATTGAATTGTGGCAG GTGAAATCTGGAACCTTGTTTGACAATGTCTTGGTGTCTGATGACCCTGAGTATGCTAAGAAGCTAGCCGAAGAAACATGGGGCAAACAGAAGGAT GCTGAAAAGGCTGCTTTTGACGAGGcagaaaagaagaaagaagagGAG GAATCGAAGAATGATGCCATTGATTCTGAT GCTGAGGATGGAGAAGATTCTGATTTGGACTCAGAACCCCACGAAGCCAAGGACGATGTCAGACCGGATTCTAAGGAACAAGATGAAGCTGAGGATGATGTGCAT GACGAATTATAG